In Populus alba chromosome 1, ASM523922v2, whole genome shotgun sequence, a single window of DNA contains:
- the LOC118035989 gene encoding probable xyloglucan galactosyltransferase GT19 codes for MACKTISFLCFCLLFISIDSIISQDITDTETDCSNRWIHVRSLPPRFNLDLLANCSEYPLFNNFCPYLANHGLGPRTHNKSQSWYRTNPLLLELIFHHRMLEYPCLTSDPNQANAIYLPYYATIDALRYLYGPEVNSSMEHGLELYDYLQDNEGWMWSRNHGADHFLVMSRPAWDFSQSVDVDPPIWGTSFLELPEFYNVTVLIVEGRAWPWQEQAVPYLTSFHPPNLGFLESWIKRVRASKRTTLMLFAGGGGVGSTPNIRRSIRNECESSSFSSSDIYVNNVEGFDYPKMRKVCDIVDCSNGICEHDPIRYMRPMLQATFCLQPPGDTPTRRSTFDGIIAGCIPVFFEEQSAKSQYGWHLPEEMYRDFAVFIPKEDVVFKGLRILDVLTGIPRNEVRRMRERVIELIPRVLYRKHGSSSGLRARKDAFDIAVEGALQRINSRLKAGDLDQ; via the coding sequence atGGCCTGCAAAACCATTTCTTTCTTGTGCTTCTGCCTCCTTTTCATCTCCATTGATTCAATCATTTCTCAGGACATAACAGACACAGAAACAGACTGCAGTAACCGTTGGATCCACGTCAGAAGTTTACCGCCAAGGTTCAATCTTGATCTCCTTGCAAACTGTTCTGAATACCcactttttaacaatttctgTCCTTACCTTGCAAACCATGGTTTAGGGCCCAGAACACACAACAAGTCTCAATCTTGGTATCGTACAAACCCTTTGTTGTTGGAACTTATATTCCACCATAGGATGCTTGAATACCCTTGTTTAACATCAGATCCCAATCAAGCCAATGCCATTTACTTACCTTACTATGCAACAATTGATGCTTTGAGGTATCTATATGGTCCTGAAGTGAATAGCAGCATGGAACATGGGCTTGAATTGTATGATTATTTACAAGACAATGAAGGTTGGATGTGGTCAAGGAATCATGGGGCTGATCATTTCTTGGTCATGTCAAGGCCTGCCTGGGATTTCTCTCAATCTGTAGATGTTGATCCTCCTATTTGGGGTACTTCATTTCTTGAATTGCCAGAGTTTTATAATGTTACTGTTTTGATTGTTGAAGGAAGGGCTTGGCCTTGGCAAGAACAGGCTGTGCCCTATTTGACATCATTTCACCCTCCAAATTTAGGATTTCTTGAGTCTTGGATTAAACGTGTTAGGGCGTCAAAAAGGACGACTTTGATGCTTTTTGCAGGTGGGGGTGGTGTTGGTTCCACTCCAAATATCAGGAGGAGTATCAGGAATGAATGCGAAAGCAGCAGCTTTAGCAGTAGTGACATTTATGTCAATAATGTCGAAGGGTTCGATTACCCGAAGATGAGGAAAGTTTGTGATATAGTGGATTGCTCTAACGGGATATGTGAGCATGATCCAATAAGGTATATGAGGCCAATGTTACAAGCAACATTTTGTTTGCAGCCTCCAGGGGATACACCAACTAGGAGGTCGACTTTTGATGGGATTATTGCTGGGTGTATACCAGTTTTCTTTGAAGAACAATCTGCAAAGTCACAATATGGTTGGCATTTGCCAGAGGAAATGTATAGAGACTTCGCTGTATTTATACCAAAGGAGGATGTTGTGTTTAAAGGGTTGAGGATTTTGGATGTGTTGACAGGGATACCGAGAAATGAAGTCCGGAGGATGAGGGAGAGAGTTATAGAACTGATACCAAGAGTTTTGTACAGGAAGCATGGGAGTTCATCCGGTTTAAGAGCTAGAAAGGATGCCTTTGACATTGCAGTTGAAGGTGCTTTGCAGAGGATCAATTCTAGGTTGAAAGCGGGGGACTTAGATCAATGA
- the LOC118035990 gene encoding beta-ketoacyl-[acyl-carrier-protein] synthase III A, chloroplastic, which yields MANASGFFSPSVPSLRGKIKPSIGVIGSGIWSTQRISKRVVCSGTIEGSEKISSSQSQLPRLVSKGCKLVGCGSALPSLQISNNDLAKIVDTSDEWISVRTGIRNRRVITGKDSLITLSAEAASKALQMAGVDPDDLDLVLMCTSTPEDLFGSAPQVQKALGCKRNPLAYDITAACSGFVLGLVSAACHIRGGGFKNVLVIGADTLSRYVDWTDRGTCILFGDAAGAVVVQACDIEDDGLFSFDVNSDGEGGRHLNASIKDNEVDHAVGSNGSVLDFPPKRHANFSCIHMNGKEVFRFAVRCVPQSIESALEKAGLTGSSIDWLLLHQANQRIIDAVATRLEVPPERIISNLANYGNTSAASIPLALDEAVRSGKVKSGHTIATAGFGAGLTWGSAIIRWG from the exons atggcaaATGCATCTGGGTTCTTTAGTCCTTCAGTTCCAAGCCTCAGAGGGAAGATTAAGCCTTCAATAGGGGTTATTGGATCTGGGATTTGGTCCACTCAAAGAATCTCAAAGAGAGTGGTGTGTTCCGGCACCATTGAAGGCTCAGAGAAGATTTCCTCTTCTCAATCTCAACTGCCAAG GCTTGTCAGTAAAGGCTGCAAATTAGTTGGATGTGGGTCGGCATTACCAAGTCTTCAGATTTCAAACAATGACCTTGCAAAAATAGTTGATACTTCTGATGAATGGATATCTGTTCGCACTGGCATTCGTAATAGACGAGTTATTACAG GAAAAGATAGCTTGATTACTCTATCAGCAGAGGCAGCAAGTAAAGCTCTTCAGATGGCAGGGGTTGACCCTGATGATTTGGACCTAGTCTTGATGTGCACTTCTACGCCAGAAGATCTTTTTGGTAGTGCTCCTCAG GTCCAAAAAGCTCTGGGCTGCAAAAGAAATCCCTTGGCTTATGATATTACAGCTGCATGTAGTGGATTTGTGCTTGGTCTAGTCTCCGCTGCTTGTCACATTAGGG GAGGTGGGTTTAAGAATGTATTGGTTATTGGTGCTGATACTCTTTCTCGGTATGTTGACTGGACGGATAGAGGAACTTGTATTCTCTTTGGGGATGCTGCTGGTGCTGTAGTTGTACAG gcctgtgatattgaggaTGATGGTCTATTTAGTTTTGACGTGAACAGTGATGGCGAAGGTGGAAG ACATTTAAACGCGTCCATCAAAGATAATGAAGTTGATCATGCAGTGGGTTCTAATGGCTCAGTTTTAGACTTTCCTCCTAAACGCCATGCCAACTTTTCCTGCATTCACATGAATGGAAAAGAGGTTTTCCGCTTTGCTGTTAGATGTGTGCCCCAGTCTATAGAGTCTGCTCTTGAAAAGGCTGGTCTCACTGGTTCGAGCATCGACTGGTTACTGCTCCACCAG GCAAATCAAAGGATCATCGATGCAGTGGCAACACGCTTAGAAGTCCCCCCGGAAAGGATCATATCAAATTTGGCTAATTATGGCAACACGAGTGCTGCTTCCATTCCATTGGCATTGGATGAAGCCGTCAGAAGTGGGAAGGTGAAATCAGGCCATACTATTGCAACTGCGGGCTTTGGAGCCGGTTTAACTTGGGGTTCTGCAATCATCAGATGGGGGTGA